In a genomic window of Thunnus thynnus chromosome 16, fThuThy2.1, whole genome shotgun sequence:
- the LOC137199176 gene encoding thrombospondin-1-like, which translates to MMLCGIFLLLMLWSCEGARLAESRDDNSIYDLFDLARVSKRHNGVGLVKGADPYSPAYKVLNPDLIPPVPDSSFRDLIDSIQAERGFLLLVNLKQAKKTRGSILTIEKNDKSGPVFEIVSNGKANTLDVVYSTMNQQQVVSIEDANLATGHWRNITLFVQDDRAQLFVGCEEINVSEMDVPIYKVLSQEVADIARLRIGKGAVKDRFMGVLQNVHFVFGTTLDAILRNKGCHSGAALTDVMTLDNPVNGSSPAIRTDYTGHKAKDLHSVCGISCEDIASMFKELKGLGVVVKQLSNELRKVSEDSNLLKNQMNIHSGICFHNGIVHMDKDEWTVDGCTECTCQNSATVCRKISCPLIPCANATVPDGECCPRCGTPSDYAEDGWSPWSEWTPCSVTCGRGIQQRGRSCDRINSNCEGTSVQTRDCYPQECDKRFKQDGGWSHWSPWSSCSVTCGEGVITRIRLCNSPTPQMGGRDCEGEGRQTEVCQKSPCPINGGWGPWSPWDTCTVTCGGGIQNRKRLCSDPVPKYGGKDCVGDAKMSQVCNKQDCPVDGCLSNPCFPGAKCTSSPDGSFRCGRCPLGYTGNGITCKDIDECKEVPDACHTHNGKHRCENTEPGYNCLPCPARFSGPQPFGKGVEQATAKKQVCTPRNPCQDGSHNCNKNANCIYLGIYSDSMFRCECKPGYAGNGHICGEDSDLDGWPNKNLLCVENATYHCKKDNCPNLPNSGQEDHDKDGLGDECDHDDDNDGIPDDRDNCPMVYNPAQYDADRDDVGDHCDNCVFEANTDQTDTDNNGEGDACAVDIDGDGILNENDNCPYVYNVDQRDTDRDGVGDHCDNCPLEHNPDQIDSDSDLIGDKCDNNQDIDEDGHQNNMDNCPYIPNSNQADHDKDGKGDACDHDDDNDGIPDDKDNCRLAFNPDQLDSDGDGRGDVCKDDFDQDNILDIDDVCPENFAISETDFRRFQMVPLDPKGTSQIDPNWVVRHQGKELVQTVNCDPGIAVGFDEFSAVDFSGTFFINTDRDDDYAGFVFGYQSSSRFYTVMWKQITQTYWSHTPTRAQGYSGLSIKVVNSTTGPGEHLRNALWHTGDTPGQVRTLWHDPKNIGWKDFTAYRWHLTHRPKTGLIRVVMYEGKRIMADSGNIYDKTYAGGRLGLYVFSQEMVYFSDLKYACKDT; encoded by the exons ATGATGCTGTGTGGCATCTTTCTGCTGTTGATGCTTTGGAGTTGTGAAGGCGCAAGATTGGCAG AGAGTCGGGATGACAACAGTATTTATGACTTATTTGACCTCGCTCGGGTAAGCAAGAGGCACAATGGAGTGGGTTTGGTCAAAGGCGCAGATCCCTACAGCCCTGCATACAAGGTCCTGAACCCAGACCTGATCCCCCCCGTCCCCGACAGCTCCTTCAGGGACCTCATCGACTCCATCCAGGCAGAGAGGGGTTTCCTCCTCCTGGTCAACCTGAAGCAGGCCAAGAAAACCAGGGGCAGCATTTTAACCATCGAGAAGAATGACAAATCCGGACCCGTTTTCGAGATCGTTTCCAATGGCAAGGCGAACACTTTGGACGTGGTCTACTCCACCATGAACCAGCAGCAGGTCGTGTCCATCGAGGATGCGAATTTGGCCACTGGACACTGGAGGAACATCACGCTGTTCGTTCAGGATGACCGTGCGCAACTCTTTGTGGGCTGTGAGGAGATCAATGTATCAGAGATGGATGTGCCAATCTATAAAGTGCTGTCCCAGGAGGTGGCAGACATCGCCAGACTCAGGATTGGAAAGGGAGCAGTGAAAGACAGATTCATG GGAGTGCTTCAGAATGTACACTTTGTCTTTGGGACCACTCTGGATGCCATACTGAGAAATAAGGGATGCCACAGTGGAG CTGCCTTAACTGATGTCATGACCCTGGACAACCCAGTCAATGGCTCCAGCCCTGCCATTAGGACTGATTACACTGGCCACAAAGCCAAAG ATCTGCACTCTGTCTGCGGCATCTCTTGTGAGGACATCGCAAGCATGTTCAAGGAGCTCAAGGGACTCGGCGTGGTTGTTAAACAGCTGTCAAACGAGCTCCGCAAAGTG TCTGAGGACAGCAATCTGCTGAAAAATCAAATGAACATCCATAGTGGAATTTGCTTCCACAATGGCATCGTGCACATGGACAAAGATGAATGGACCGTCGATGGCTGCACTGAGTGCACCTGCCAG AACTCTGCTACAGTGTGTCGTAAAATCTCCTGCCCACTGATCCCCTGTGCTAACGCCACCGTGCCCGACGGAGAGTGCTGCCCTCGCTGTGGAACAC CAAGTGACTATGCAGAGGATGGTTGGTCCCCCTGGTCTGAATGGACTCCTTGTTCAGTGACTTGTGGTCGTGGCATCCAGCAGCGTGGACGCTCCTGTGACCGCATCAACAGCAACTGTGAGGGCACCTCTGTCCAGACCCGTGACTGCTACCCCCAGGAATGCGACAAACGCT TCAAACAGGACGGTGGCTGGAGCCATTGGTCTCCCTGGTCTTCATGCTCTGTGACCTGCGGTGAGGGTGTCATCACCCGAATTCGCCTCTGCAACTCCCCTACACCCCAGATGGGTGGCAGGGACTGCGAGGGAGAAGGACGTCAAACTGAAGTCTGCCAAAAGTCTCCTTGTCCTA TCAATGGAGGTTGGGGACCTTGGTCACCATGGGACACCTGCACTGTTACCTGTGGTGGAGGAATCCAGAACCGCAAACGTCTCTGTTCTGATCCTGTCCCCAAATATGGAGGAAAGGATTGTGTTGGTGATGCCAAAATGTCTCAAGTGTGCAACAAACAAGACTGCCCTGTTG ATGGTTGTCTCTCCAACCCATGCTTCCCTGGCGCAAAGTGCACCAGCTCCCCTGATGGCTCTTTCAGATGTGGCAGGTGTCCACTTGGCTACACCGGGAATGGCATCACCTGCAAAGACATTGATGAGTGTAAAGAGGTCCCTGATGCTTGCCATACACACAACGGAAAGCATCGCTGTGAGAACACTGAGCCAGGTTACAACTGCTTGCCCTGCCCTGCACGTTTCTCTGGTCCTCAGCCCTTTGGAAAAGGAGTGGAGCAGGCAACTGCCAAAAAACAG GTTTGCACACCCCGTAACCCTTGCCAGGATGGTAGCCACAACTGCAATAAAAATGCAAACTGCATCTACTTGGGCATCTACTCCGACTCTATGTTCCGATGCGAGTGCAAGCCAGGGTATGCTGGGAATGGCCATATTTGCGGAGAGGACAGTGACCTGGATGGATGGCCCAACAAGAACCTGCTGTGTGTGGAGAATGCTACCTACCACTGCAAGAAG GATAACTGCCCCAACCTTCCCAACTCTGGCCAAGAAGATCATGACAAAGATGGCCTGGGTGATGAATGTGAccatgatgatgacaatgatggGATCCCCGATGATAGG GACAACTGCCCCATGGTGTACAACCCTGCTCAGTATGATGCAGACAGGGATGATGTTGGCGACCACTGTGACAACTGTGTGTTCGAGGCTAACACTGACCAAACCGATACTGACAACAATGGAGAGGGTGATGCCTGTGCTGTTGACATTGATGGTGATG GCATTCTGAACGAGAACGACAATTGCCCATATGTGTACAACGTGGATCAGAGAGATACTGACAGAGATGGAGTGGGAGACCATTGTGACAACTGCCCTCTGGAGCATAACCCTGATCAG ATTGACTCTGACTCAGATCTCATAGGAGACAAGTGTGACAACAACCAGGACATTGACGAGGACGGTCACCAGAACAATATGGACAACTGCCCTTACATCCCTAACTCCAACCAGGCTGACCACGACAAGGATGGCAAGGGTGATGCCTGCGACCACGATGATGACAATGATGGCATTCCTGATGACAAAGACAACTGCCGACTGGCCTTTAACCCTGATCAATTGGACTCTGATG gTGATGGTCGTGGTGATGTGTGCAAAGATGACTTTGACCAAGACAATATTCTGGACATTGATGACGTGTGCCCAGAGAACTTTGCCATCAGTGAAACAGACTTCCGCAGATTCCAGATGGTTCCTCTGGACCCTAAGGGCACCTCCCAGATTGACCCCAACTGGGTGGTCCGGCATCAGGGCAAGGAGTTGGTGCAGACTGTCAACTGTGACCCTGGCATTGCTGTTG GTTTTGACGAGTTCAGTGCAGTGGATTTCAGTGGAACATTCTTCATCAACACGGACAGAGATGATGACTATGCTGGCTTCGTGTTTGGCTACCAGTCCAGCTCTCGCTTCTACACAGTCATGTGGAAACAGATCACGCAAACCTACTGGTCCCACACACCCACAAGAGCTCAAGGCTACTCTGGACTGTCCATCAAAGTGGTCAACTCCACCACTGGGCCTGGTGAGCACCTGAGGAATGCCCTGTGGCACACCGGAGATACCCCAGGACAG GTGCGTACTCTGTGGCACGACCCTAAGAACATTGGCTGGAAAGATTTCACCGCCTACAGATGGCACCTGACCCACAGACCCAAGACTGGACTTATTAG AGTGGTTATGTATGAAGGCAAGAGAATCATGGCCGATTCTGGAAACATCTATGACAAGACGTATGCTGGTGGGCGACTAGGCTTGTATGTCTTCTCTCAGGAGATGGTTTACTTCTCAGACCTCAAATACGCATGCAAAG ATACATAA